The Rhododendron vialii isolate Sample 1 chromosome 8a, ASM3025357v1 genome has a window encoding:
- the LOC131297974 gene encoding squamosa promoter-binding-like protein 16, translated as MEWELKDSVWDFGELIGSSSSLGVHKNGGGFSVDLKLGGLGDLGFGSFEKLKETTGSTTSSSPSGSSKRSRVVSNGAQIMSCLVDGCNADLSKFRDYYRRHRVCERHSKTPLVTIGGKEQRFCQQCSRFQAIGEFDEKKRSCRKRLDGHNRRRRKPQPEAFHMSSGSFWSNHQGARLLCFSGPEAYQTSSAGSVLAWPRIAKHRQDLHAADQQSIISNSTPCLYNGGDKRSPFSLVNYPERRNQTIPEVSACHRLVNSSTSPEIGRGHQKILSDRLTQCINSKHAHSLLSSHPTQPLDVIHYSDQSIGIGLDNDGLVQYSHSQGVENPSLLVPQGSNETNPRNQIFQVAPDDLLEKRASQVLPFSWK; from the exons ATGGAGTGGGAATTGAAAGATTCAGTTTGGGATTTTGGTGAATTGATTGGGTCCAGTAGCAGCTTAGGGGTGCACAAGAATGGAGGAGGGTTTTCCGTTGACTTGAAACTTGGTGGATTAGGGGATTTAGGATTTGGGTCATTCGAAAAATTGAAGGAAACAACAGGATCCACAACCTCATCATCACCTTCTGGGTCCTCAAAGAGGTCGAGGGTTGTGAGTAACGGAGCTCAAATAATGTCATGCTTGGTAGATGGGTGCAATGCTGATCTGAGTAAGTTCAGGGATTATTACAGGCGCCATAGGGTTTGTGAGCGGCACTCTAAGACCCCGCTCGTGACCATTGGTGGCAAAGAGCAGCGGTTCTGCCAGCAATGCAGCAG ATTCCAAGCTATTGGGGAGTTCGATGAAAAGAAGCGAAGTTGCAGAAAACGCCTTGACGGTCACAACCGACGTCGGAGAAAACCTCAGCCAGAAGCCTTCCATATGAGTTCTGGGAGCTTTTGGTCCAATCACCAAG GTGCGAGACTTCTATGTTTTAGTGGTCCAGAAGCATATCAAACCTCTTCAGCTGGTTCTGTTCTTGCATGGCCCAGGATTGCTAAGCACCGCCAAGACCTGCATGCTGCTGATCAACAAAGTATTATCTCAAATTCTACACCCTGCCTGTACAATGGAGGAGACAAACGATCCCCATTCTCGCTGGTCAACTACCCTGAAAGAAGAAATCAAACAATCCCTGAAGTTTCCGCCTGCCATCGACTTGTCAATAGCAGTACTTCCCCTGAAATCGGCAGGGGCCACCAAAAAATACTATCCGATCGTTTAACACAATGTATCAATTCCAAGCATGCTCACTCTCTTCTGTCATCACATCCGACACAGCCTTTGGATGTGATTCATTATTCTGACCAGTCGATTGGTATCGGCTTGGATAATGATGGTCTAGTTCAATACTCACACTCACAAGGAGTGGAGAATCCTTCACTGTTGGTTCCTCAGGGAAGCAATGAAACGAACCCTCGCAACCAGATATTTCAAGTGGCACCTGATGATCTGTTGGAAAAAAGAGCCTCGCAGGTGCTACCATTTTCCTGGAAGTAG